TCCCAGTATTCATGTTGAGTCCGGTTGGTTAGTTTGCACTGCAAGACCCCTTAAACACGTGCCCTACTTCAGTCACGTGTAACCAGCTCTGCATTGTTTAGCTACATAAGCGCCTATATTGTGTCCACGAGAGCGAACACATTGCGAAGCAAGTAGCCCTTGTGAGTAACGTTAGCCCTTGCAATTACGCAGCCTTGTTTCTGCACATGCTTGCAGCTTTTTAACGATTTGCCGTTATCGATGAGTAAGTATAATCAATTaattaaagtttgattttatcCACTGCTTTCTTGTAATAGCGCGCATTTATAGATAAACGTGAACGAGTCTATAACCGCGCAAGTCTTTTACAGACCAGTTGAGGGAAAGTTGGCACCGTGTCGTCTGTTAGGGCGGAGTCCTATTTTCTCAACGCGTAATTTACATACATTAAATCCATTAATGGTACATTGCTGTATAAGGTCTAGTGCCCTGCGCAGGTCACTTCGAGGAAAGTAACGCCCTTCTTCGAATGTGCCATAGAAAAACTAGTACGGATGCTTGTTGTAGTTCTGGAACAGAACGCAGGCAGATGTTCTGCGCCATGCAACCAGCACAGGACACGTTTTAGGCAGCAGTGTACGAGGGAGAAGCCTCCTTTACTATAGATTATTGGAAAGTACGCGGGATCGAAATCAAAGTTTGAGAATACTGTCACGCGAGAAACTCAAAGCTCCCGCAGGAATACTTTCATGTAAGTTCAGGATCTATACTGAAGCTCGCTATACCGAATCCCAAGGTGAGTTTTTATGGAACATAATAGGCTATTCGTTGTTTTCGAGGTGATTTGACTGCATAATAGATATAATAAAACCTATATCTACACTGCCGATTTACAATGCAAATTTGATTTGTGTACTAATTTTTTTATGAACACTTGTTAGTCAAACCTCCCGTGTGTATGACGACTATAAACGGTTTGGGATTTACAGAAACGTCATTTTGATGTACATGCTAAAAAACTGATATTGTGTCTATGAGTGGGTGACAAAAATGTTGATTGTAAATACGAAAAAGTAGGAAAAAATTCACAGAGCCACAATTTGTTTGTTGCAAAGTGATGCATGATAACAGTTCTTATTGTAATACATCTTTTAAACATACATGTCTACTGATCTTCCAGTACTACTGTGTTCACGTGTAGTTTTTTGTGTGGTTTTGCCATGTACACCTGAACTGTTACGGTAACGTTACACATTCAAGGATTTGAATATCAAAGTCTCCTTCCAGGAAACTCCATATCAAACTCACAGCCCTGCTCTCGTCAACGCTCTCGTTATGTATTTTGACTTCTGAGAACAGCCTGTACCCATTTTATCAAAGACTAAACCCTTCACCCAGCGAGAGTGTTTTATCTGTACTGGCCCACTGGGAGTGAAGGCCATTTAAATCTGGCAGAGTAGTGCTGTGATCTGCATGTTGGCAGTAGGAATTCTTAGATGATGTTTCTGAGAAGATGTTTTCCAAAAGCAGGCTGGACTGGAGCCATGATGCAGATGGGGATCTATTTCACAACCACTGGCTCCTTGGCTTTAAATGGTTGTTGTGTCCCACAGAGCCGTGATTTCGTAATGCTACCATTGAGATTTGATTTGATTCTAGTTTCAACAACAAACTGAAATTATTACTTGTATTAGTTTGTTTTGGACTAAACCaactgaattgaatttaaaTGGAGGAGGGGAGTTTATGTGTGTTACCTGCTTGTTGTTTCTGTTacttcccagcaaacacagaacgttcccctaacgttagtttttggttcccttttggttattttttgggaaccaaaacaggtctcaagacagaaagcattcagacagcagtctgatccaaacaatatgcttttgttcctatcaTTTACACATCTACacactgtacctacatcaacaatgttttgctaatagcagtatgTATAtaatcacgacagaaagacagtgctgtactgtattttaactgtgagtagcgtgcagctgaagaagtttaacagagaggaaatgatttatcggctataatatatcggcctaaattttattatgccgataccgataacattaaaaaggaCCGTTTATCGAccaataccgatatggccgataatttattgtgcatccctacttGTAATGTTATCTGTTAACAGACTTTATATTTTGGGTTTTACAGGAACTGTACCATGGAGCCCATCCTTTTCATCtgcatcttgtttttcactgcggTGGCAACACAAACCGTGCCTCCTACTATGCAAGGTTTGCAGTTTGATATATACATAACTGACAGAAAAGCTTCCTTTACAACAGTGTATGTAAATGACAAGAAATCAGATGTTTTCTTTACAGCAGAACCCACCCATTGCTGCACCCTCTTTAAATAAAGCCAATGATGTATGTGAAGCACACAGAAAGGAGATCCTTGGCTTTATTCAAATCTTTTAGTATGTGTTTACATTAAGGGACACTCAACAGTGTGTCCATACACAGCTTCCATACTTTTAATTACATTACATAACAagtatgtaaatgttttgtttaacatAAAGCCACCGTGTTGTTCATTTTTAGCATCTACTGTATGTGCAACTGTGCACAAAGCTGGCTTTAACATAAGAACTTAAATACATCCattatatttcgttttaacAATAGGGCTTCAAATGTAGGCTACAAGACGTTACAAGAATCTATTTAAACCAAAATCATGCAGATAAAAGAGATTCGTGTCAGGAAAGTGGTGCAGAAAATGTGAGTATAGAACTGAAAAGAGGACCATTTGGCTCAGAAAAGGGAATTAATGTCGAACTACATTTATTGCATGAATTTCATTTGGCTTTTGCCCTGtcgtttttcagtttttcacaaAACCACTTCAGATTGCAATTctgcaatttcattttttctttaatttttaaGTGCCCTCTTTTGAAAATGACTGTCATTATGAATTCGATCAAATGTAAGTTTTCTGTGGAACAGAAGAAGCGAGAGTGCGGCATGTTGCTATGTGAAATAGATATTAATgtgcttaaaaaaacatttacatcagCCTACTGTACATTAGTTTCCATGGGAACCTGTAAAGGGCATCTATGATTCTTATGCTggaaacacatacatttttgtttacaaacacagctgtttcattcttaaataaaaaatgttaatgacACAGCATACTTTTAATATCTaagtttttttgttgtaagtcaatttgtaaataaaacaagagtTTGATGTTATTGTAGGATGCTACTCTAATTTAAACTCACAAACTTGACACCGCATGAACACAAACATGTTTATCCTCCACAATcatttgtattatacatttttttaaggatcaagggaattcaaaataaaacgtccTACAAATGAGTGTATATAACCATCCGATCGGAGAGTGTAGATCTATAGTCGTCTATGTATATGACATCAATGGAAAATAAATTAAGAGTAATCATATCTATGGAAACTGGGAACTAAATTTAAATTTAGTCATTACCTCAAATCATGAATCAAAGTTTTATCTGTATTTCAGTTTTAATGCTGACAACAAACAGCTCAGAGACTGCAGGACGTAACCACACACTCCAAGTCAAATGCCTTTACATGTGAAAAATGCCTGCACGCATTTCCAGGAAAACACAGCTGACAGCCTCACAGTTATGGCCCAACTGGGATTTATGTTACATCCTGTTAGTCTTAAACTGGTTTGGACTAAATGGCATTCACAGAAGAGAGTATTACTCTAGCTGTAAAAGATTAGCtaatttcactttaaaattGCATTATTGGAAGGAAATTAGCCACATTCATATATTTCCTAAAAGGTTCTATTCATAGTCTTGACAGACTTGAACCGCTGTATTTGACTTAGCTTTGTTGTAGATTTAGCAGCTGGACTAAAGTATATGATATTTTAGTCTAATAAAAAGCTTGACATTTTTTCTTCTGGTCCATCAATCTTCCTGGAAAATGCCTTAAAgggatgcttcacccaaaaatgaaaattctgtcataatttactcaccctcagattgttccaaacctgtataaatttctttgttttgctgaacacacaggaagatatttggaagaatttacaGATCtctccccccattgactcccatagtatttattttccccactatgggagtcaatggggggggggcGAGATCTGAAAAATTTCCAAATtttttcctgtgtgttcagcaaaaaataaatttatacaggtttggaacaatctgagggtgagtaaatgatgacagaattttcatttttgggtgaagtatccctttttAAGGCACATGCAATTTTGGCGAAGATGTAaggcttttatttttttgtaggtCTGGCTTCCACTATGCCTCATCTGACTGGCTGCTTCTCCCGAGAGCTGACGACTTTCCGTTGTCAATGGGAGGCCGGATCTTTCGAGAACCTCACCGAACCAGGGGATCTAAGACTTTTCTACATCAGAGCTTCCAAAACATCAGAGGGGTAAAGCAGAAATATTCAAATTGTAATCTGATGAAGGTGCCACACGGTATCagaaacatgtatttttttaaaggtccagtgtatgaaatttagtggcatctagtggtgaggttacgaattgcaactAGGGGTGGGCGATCTGACGATCTTAAATCGTGATCGATCTTGAAGGCGTCCTCAATCCACTTTTCAGCGGAATCGTGAGGATCATGATcttgcagggctcgacattaacgcttgtccgcttGTCCAGGACaggtaaatgttttgtatgggcaagtgagagagaattttacttgcccgactggacaagtaacttgaaaagaAAATAACAACAGTGTGACAtacatgtagaataataagaatatgtgcattagacagagctgcgtgtttgtgtgaagtgcgtttgtcgtggttgtgcttgtttgtgtgtgacaataatcaatggcgcaccgcattGAGTCCGTGTACGTTAACTAGATGTGGACGCGGAGTCCTgtaatttaaatgtcatctggctgttctgcgtgtctgagtgaattatgtgcacagtttaacatacaacacaagtgatggtcgaggatttatctgcgtctgcactgtatgaggatatgaacacatgaacgtCATCtcaagagtttattttacgagtgttttactgtttgagtgaagctattggCAAACACAAacgtcttcccgaagacccgtcaaaataaacgtcccgttaaattgaacactgtAGTGTAATATAGTATTTGCTactgaaaattgtagtgcccttgtagtaaattgataaacactgtatactatagtaaagttcaaaaacactatattatctaggaattttactgctgTATACTAAAGGCCTAGTATAtaatatagtatactacagtatttttatgtggacaaatatattactatggacaacacagaacaataaaaatgggtaaactaaaaatgatatggccttAATTGATCCATTtgtatataacattaatgtccttcgTCGTTAATCAGTCTAATGTAATGACCTGCATTTGTgctttttaaagatgataacagacgttttatacttgtgctacctgTAACgttacaactgtttggcctatGTTACacaactttaaacctctgtagtaCCAGTGTTATGGGCAAAAAAGTTAATATTTCAATTCAGATCGTGATTCTTTGTTTTGAAGATCGTGAAATGCTTTTTGACCGCCCAGCCCTAATTGCAACCAACATCTCAACGACTCTTATTTCGAAATGACgtgacacacacatgacgggctaaatacatgttttgccgagcttcgcattactgcttccccggaagaggagtcacggatcgccactgatTGTTATGtactatattatattgcatttctgtcaatagatcctccaaaaaatgacacacaggaCCTTTAAGAAAAATGGTTGTAAATGACAGACTACATATGTAACAGACTACAGTTAAAATAGTCAAGGTATCTCAATAAggtaaatcattttaatatctTGCATACTTATGTAATATAGGAGAAAGTTCATTTTGAACAATTAGAAAACCTGCTAACTAGTGAAAAGACACACCCTTTACGAAACATTATGGCCAATTAAAACACATTGAAATCATTGCTATATTTACAATCTAATAATCTATTATTGCAATTAGTGGTCAAACAGGAAAATGACAGTTTTGTTTCATGACTAAGCATTTGTTCTCCTATCTACAGGGATTCTAAGAAACCTGAGACAAAATGGAATGAATGTCCAAGTTACAGTTCCTCAAGAAACAACGAATGCTACTTTAACTCCAGTAATACCATTATATGGTTCTCGTACGGGATCCAGCTGCGTTCTGGCTCCCTTGACGTGGTTTACGATGAGATGTTTTTCAGTGTAGAGGACATTGGTAAGCCatacaataaacacaaactctGACCCTTTTGTTGTTTCCTCCTTGGCTTGCTTTCAAGAACGCATCATGTACATAATGATAGACTCTCAACCCTAAACATTCCCACCAGCCTTATCAGCAGTTTTATTTGTGCTGCAGAATATTTGTCCGGCCATGTCATGACCATTTACTTGATTTTCATAGTGTTTCCAGACCCACCTGTGGTACTCAACTGGACTGTGCTGAGTATGAGCTCCTCGGGGGCCATCTGTGATGTAGTTGTGAGCTGGGATACGCCCCCTTCGGCTGTAGAAAGCGTAAAGACTGGCTGGATGTCTCTGGTTTATGAGACTCAGTATAGAGAAAAGGATTCAGACCAGTGGATCTCAGTGAGTCTTACGCAACCTTCTGCAATCAATGCATTCGCACTGGATTCACTCCTAATGAGAAACAAATGGGTCTTCTAGAGTTCCTCTTAAGCGTCATAAAAAGTAGTTTCTGAGAAAGCATACGAGTTATTATACTAATTCATCATAGTGATGGAACTCATTATATCTCATTATAGCCAAGTATTGTCTAATTGCAATGTCTAATAAGTACTTCAAGATTGTCATGCTCCTATGTTGTCAATTAGCCTTGTTTGTCTCTTTTTTTAGCTGGATAATGGCAAAGTCATGCAGGCGTACGTCTACGGTCTGCGCAGCAACGTGGAATATGAAGTCAGAGTGAGGTCACAAATGAGAGGCTACAACTATGGGGACTTCAGTGAATTCATCTTTATACTCATTCCTTACAAAGGTGTGATTTTAGATATCTATAGAGTTTTGAGAGGGAATTTACAAGTGTATAGTCAGTGATGCTTTGAATGTCCTGTTTCATTTAGAATCGAGGATTCCGATTACATCTGTGCTAATCTTTGCTGTCATTGGTATCGGAGTTATCTTGATGCTGTTTGTAGTTTCACGACAACAAAAGTAAGAACCTACTCTGTTTATACATAACAGTTCAACTCAAGTGTGATTTTGCATTTCCTTGCATTCTGTACTGTAGCTTTCCTACTATATCATTAATCTGAGATTGGAcaatgtttaaatgaaaatgtagctTTTGTTACGGAATTCAAGGAAAAAtctcataaacatttttaaattaaaagcgaaatgaaatgaaatttgcTATGAAATTAAATTTACTGCAATTAAAGACTTTCTTAAAATTAGTTGTACTCATGGTGGTAATTTCATCTGCTCTGTCGTTTTTCCTGGGATTGCGTGATGAAAAACATACACGTGTGTTTTATTTGGATGTGATTTTACTTGGGGCTTTTGAcacttttctgtcatttctaaCCTTGTCTGTAAAATCCACGATTAAATCCCataatctaattatgagattaGGAGCACAAAGGTgtcataacaaaaaaaaatagttAATGTGTGTTTATCACACATTAGTACTTTTAAAAAGtgcttaatatttttataactgATATTATTGATCGTGAATACTGAGAATGTTCATTATGTAAAAAAACCCAGTAGATCATAAAAAGTGAGCTTTTTAATGCCTTTATTATTCTACTGTACAAATACATTTGTGACTGTACCTTCCCTAATAATTCACCACGTGAATGACCATCCGTAACCAGCTGTAGTTTAAGCAGGTTACTTTAACCATTGGTGAAATTAAAATTGCACTACTGTACATAGGTCACTTTTAACTGTACTCTGTACTGGCATTGCCTATTACTGAATCCCACAAACTGTTTCTAAACTTAACCATGCAAATTTTATTACcctcaacaaaacacattttttaaatgtggtttGTGATTTCTATTCTAGGTTAATGGTGATACTTTTGCCACCTGTACCTGGACCAAAAATCAAAGGGATTGACCCTGTGCTTTTACAggtttgattattttttataaaagtttcATTTTATAAACAAAAGTAATAAGCAAACATACATGTAagctaaatgttttattactgtctatacatttttgtttacccACAGAAAGGCCAGCTGAATGAATTTACATCAATCTTAAGCACCCACACAGGCCTGCGTCCAGAACTGTATAGCAATGATCCATGGGTAGAGTTTATAGAGGTGGACATCGATGAACCACATGAGAGTCAGGAGGAGCTCCTTATCGCTGACTCTCCGGTCTCTGACTCACCTCAAATGTCTAGTGGATTCAGGGATGATGATTCCGGTCGGGCAAGCTGCTGTGATCCAGACCTGTCGGATCATGATCAAACCGATCTTCATCACACCTCCACCAGTGGACACGACGGTTTTCATCTGCTGTCTCATGCTCATTCTAGGTCACCGCAACTTGTGGCCGTCTGTCCACAAGACCGTGCCTGGCCAAACAGTTTGTACTCTCAGGTGAGTGACGTTACTCAGCGTGGTGAAGTAGTGCTGTCTCCAGAAGAGCAAGAAATCGCCAACAGCTGCTGTCATAATGAAGCTGTGGAGGATAATGAGAACAATAAGAGAAAAGAACTTCAGTGGTTAGCTTTGACCCCTGACGAAACAGGCTACACCTCTGAGATAACCGCCAATGTGATCAGCGCCCAACACAGTAAACCCAACACGCCCATAACAGACCAGTTACCTTTCACAGAACAGAGTCAAGAACCACACGTTGCATTAAGAGAACCTCAAAACCTGACAAACTCTTCGCCTCTGTCCACTGCGTTTCCCATGCTCGCAAAGCCTCCCAGTCCAGAGTACACAATGGTGGAAGGGGTTGACTGGAAAAACAGTCTCCTCCTAAAACCAAACACACAATCATTCCTACAGAAGACAGTGGTAAAGACTTTTCCCACTCCTGAAGGATATTTGACTGCTGAGTTTCTGGATGACATTACTGGTTAACTAACTTGAGAAGCGTCTCGGGATGTCACAACAGGAATATGTTTGCTGTTTGTAAGATATCTGACACGGTTGGCCAACACTAAGACAAAGCCAGATGAACTTGATGTTATAGAACAAATCTTATATTATCTTTATTCTCATGATTTGCAGGGTTCACATATCACATAGTTGTCCTCAGAGTTTATTTTGAGCAGATATTGAGAAGTGTGTCGGCTGGTTGTTTACTGTCATAAAAAAGATGTCAACATGTTATGCTCTGTGAAGTTGTAAACAAAGCTGTTTGCTTTTGTCACCTGTTGCGTTATTGGAAATTATAACaggattttatttcaatatcagTGTTATAAAATTATGTTCACATATGGGTTTGGATTCTGGAGATCCCTTATGTTCATGTGAATTTTATAGTCTTTCGAACAAAGAAAGGAAACCTGTCCTTTAAGCGCTTGGTCTTGCTTTTCAGTATTGTTTAACAGCTTATATTGTACTGTACATAATGTAATATACAAGGCTTACCAGAGTAAAAAGATAGCAGAACTGACTTGTCTAAACAAACGTTCGACGGCGTGCAATGCTGCGTAGTAGACCAagtcaaagtaccgcgagagcgctCTGACAGCAGCGCTTTAGAAAcgctctcgcgatactttgaTATCACATCTTTTGCCTGCATACTTTAGCTGGTCTGGTTAATGCCTATGCCAAAAACAAATATAGGTTAAATTTACTAAGGAAACACGTTTTATAGTTCGttatttactatttaatagtacaGAGAAAGTATTAAACGTTGTTTACTTTGTCAGCTGTTGCGTCAGACGTCAGCATGAAAAAGACGACTGCCATCGACTTGGATAAAATTATCAAAGACTTCATGCAACTAGAGCATGTGAGGCCTTTAAATAATCATGTACAAGATTACGATTGCATAAAAACACGCCTTGAGCGTAATGTTGTTATAAAAGATTTGCGTGTACTAGTGGTCTGaggtaaatgtgtgttttagaaAATAACTGAGATGAAAGGGGGAAACGCTACTCTCGAAATACAACTGGACGAGACTAGAAGACTTTTAAAACTCGCACAGAACAAGGAGAAACAGTTAACTGAAGGTAAGAGTATATGTGAATATGTTGCCCTCTAGTGGTATATTGTAGAAATGTAGACAGTAGGCTAAATctgttttttcatttctttacattttgtggTTTATATCTCCTCAagtcatttgttttatattacagtgtatttttaatCTGTTTCATTGTcatactttcgttttattttcaGAGAAAGATGGACTTTTGGAAACTGTCAAAGATCTGCAAAAAACTATTCAACAACAGTGTGACCTCAGAGGTACATAAATGATCGTAATccatattattatttcattgttATCCTCTATATAATCACTGCATAAAAAGCGTGCATTAGTATAATGACGCCCTTTCTAGTTGAAAATGAGAGGCTTAAAGATGCAGCTCTTCAgatgaagaaagaaaatgaggCCCAGTTTGAGGTAAGATGCATGCTTGTGTTTCAATTCAATGTACTGCTACAATTAACGATTACAATGAACGTGTTGTGCGTGTTTGTGCTCGATTCCGCCCCCTCGTGGTTGAAGGAAAGCAAGGCTCAGCTTCAGATGCTTACAGCTGAGACGAGAGCTTTAAAACATCAACACCAGAGGGAGTTAGACGACTTTGCTAAAGAAACACAACGAAAACGTGAGCAGAGCCCAAGGCTTGTTCTGTCcaccttaaagagacagttcacccaaaaatctcacCCTCAgcttgtttcaaacctgtatacacctttgttccgatgaacacagagaaagaaagatatgtggaagaatgttagcaattttcagttctgggacattatccactgccatagtaggaaaaatagattgttttttctttgttctgttgaacacaatatattttgaacacaagatatttagaagaatgtaggaaaataaacatttctggggcatcttTTACTACCATTAAATTTTTCGCATTGGAAGTCAATGATGTCctggaactgaaaattactaaaatTCTTCCgactatctttctctgtgttcatcagaacaaggtatgaaattacatgaagatgagtacatgatgacagaattttcatttttgggtgaactatccctttaaattataaATGGAATTGAGGTAGCCAGTATTGTTTGATAATAGTATACATTTCacagaattaaaaaatattttttgttgttttaaaagtggaATTGAAAGATACTGAAATAAAATTGGCTCTGGAGAAAAATGAATGTGCCTTGGAAGAGATGAGAAAGCAGATGAGGGAgaaggagaaagaaaaacaaagtcaAATCATTAAACTTCAAATGGAGGTAAAATCAAAGTAGTTGTAttatgtttctgtgttttgatTAGTTTTTTTCCCCTGGAACACATAATACTGATAATTTTTATGGCTTTAAAATGTATCCAAATTGTTTCCTTTGTAGTTTGGGGCTAAGCTTGCAAGAGCCCAGAGCATGTCAGTAAAGAGTCAGACACATAGACAAGCATCCTGCCCTCTCCCACAGAACATCTTTAAAAGAGTAGGTCATACATCAGTCTTTATCAAAATACTGTTATTGGCAGAgtcatatttttattaagtGTTTGTTTGATATTCCTTGTTTTTCTCAATGCTATATTGTGTCATCAGAAGCTCCAGTTCATTCAGGAGGAGAAAAACAAAGAGATTGAGGCCCTGCATCAGAGGGTGCGAGAACTGGAACAGCAGAGCCTACATGGGTTGATTGACTCTCGTCTGAAGAAGAGAAAAATCTAATGGGATTTACTTGACTGGCCAGTTGTGACATGTTGTTGTGGGCCAGTGTCTTCcatctgtttacatttgttGTTGTAAGCTTTAAACGTTTCTCCTTCcaaatattttcagatttttcttgcatttaaagttTTAACATTCTTAATTCCGCTGTTATTCACTGTATTcttaatttttgtgttttggtTGCCGTTCTATTGTTTAGCATTGAAAATAAACCATATAACTGCGAAGACTGGTAATGGAGAGGTCATTCAGAAAGAGAGGCTTTGACGGGTGACATAGAATAGAGATTACAGTTTAGGTGCTTGTACTTGGGGTCCTCACATGTAAACACATCGCTGCCATGTTCCAGATAAAGCTTTTAATCTAACCAATAGAAACACCTGGTAATGCTGTGCCTACTTCAGGCACACGCACATGCCCACGCTCACAAATGCTCAGTGTCTCATGCATGACATCAAATACCAGGAAAATGCTGGCTTAGTCATATAATTAAACTCGCAGAATAAGTGGCTGTTTATATACTGAATTTAGAGCACTCTTATTATTTTTAACTCTTAGCTGTGAAGACGTCTGCAAAAAATATAGTTAAATTGCTTTCATTGCATCTATTATTAAATGCAAGCTTATTCATTAATTCGTAGTTTTTGATTTTATGTGGAAAAGACTAAATGCACAGAAACGGAGGCCTATGCAGAAGACCACGCACATGCATTCTTTCCATCACAAGAGTGGCACATTTGAAGGTTGGCAGACTAGTAATAATCATATTATCTGCCAAACCCCTTTATTTGTCAAGCAGGGACTGTACTAATCTCCTTTAGCAAGGCTGTTACATAACATCTGATCCTACACTGTAGAGTCAGAGATCAGTCTCACATACAATCATATCTCTAGGGTCCTCAAACCCTGCCACTGACTGAACAATACATCCTATGAGATTTGAAAAGgatcag
The Triplophysa rosa linkage group LG19, Trosa_1v2, whole genome shotgun sequence genome window above contains:
- the LOC130570019 gene encoding coiled-coil domain-containing protein 152-like isoform X1, with amino-acid sequence MKKTTAIDLDKIIKDFMQLEHKITEMKGGNATLEIQLDETRRLLKLAQNKEKQLTEEKDGLLETVKDLQKTIQQQCDLRVENERLKDAALQMKKENEAQFEVRCMLVFQFNVLLQLTITMNVLCVFVLDSAPSWLKESKAQLQMLTAETRALKHQHQRELDDFAKETQRKLELKDTEIKLALEKNECALEEMRKQMREKEKEKQSQIIKLQMEFGAKLARAQSMSVKSQTHRQASCPLPQNIFKRKLQFIQEEKNKEIEALHQRVRELEQQSLHGLIDSRLKKRKI
- the ghrb gene encoding growth hormone receptor b, whose amino-acid sequence is MEPILFICILFFTAVATQTVPPTMQGLASTMPHLTGCFSRELTTFRCQWEAGSFENLTEPGDLRLFYIRASKTSEGDSKKPETKWNECPSYSSSRNNECYFNSSNTIIWFSYGIQLRSGSLDVVYDEMFFSVEDIVFPDPPVVLNWTVLSMSSSGAICDVVVSWDTPPSAVESVKTGWMSLVYETQYREKDSDQWISLDNGKVMQAYVYGLRSNVEYEVRVRSQMRGYNYGDFSEFIFILIPYKESRIPITSVLIFAVIGIGVILMLFVVSRQQKLMVILLPPVPGPKIKGIDPVLLQKGQLNEFTSILSTHTGLRPELYSNDPWVEFIEVDIDEPHESQEELLIADSPVSDSPQMSSGFRDDDSGRASCCDPDLSDHDQTDLHHTSTSGHDGFHLLSHAHSRSPQLVAVCPQDRAWPNSLYSQVSDVTQRGEVVLSPEEQEIANSCCHNEAVEDNENNKRKELQWLALTPDETGYTSEITANVISAQHSKPNTPITDQLPFTEQSQEPHVALREPQNLTNSSPLSTAFPMLAKPPSPEYTMVEGVDWKNSLLLKPNTQSFLQKTVVKTFPTPEGYLTAEFLDDITG
- the LOC130570019 gene encoding coiled-coil domain-containing protein 152-like isoform X2, with protein sequence MKKTTAIDLDKIIKDFMQLEHKITEMKGGNATLEIQLDETRRLLKLAQNKEKQLTEEKDGLLETVKDLQKTIQQQCDLRVENERLKDAALQMKKENEAQFEESKAQLQMLTAETRALKHQHQRELDDFAKETQRKLELKDTEIKLALEKNECALEEMRKQMREKEKEKQSQIIKLQMEFGAKLARAQSMSVKSQTHRQASCPLPQNIFKRKLQFIQEEKNKEIEALHQRVRELEQQSLHGLIDSRLKKRKI